The Deltaproteobacteria bacterium genome includes a region encoding these proteins:
- a CDS encoding 3D domain-containing protein, which yields MVRIKKDSFILPTLVIISVLMTHGCATVPRDRDRATEKRKMLVTAYDAGKKSTGWKYKYGCCLMPPVYAYGPHEGERKKVGITSDGSKAKKGTIAADIKRYPYGTKMYVPGYGWGEVHDIGSAIKGDHIDIFFPDEKEAKGWGRKYLDVIINRP from the coding sequence ATGGTCCGTATAAAAAAAGATAGTTTTATTCTTCCGACCCTTGTCATTATCAGCGTCCTGATGACTCATGGATGCGCTACTGTTCCCCGCGACAGAGATCGGGCGACGGAAAAGCGGAAGATGCTCGTTACCGCCTACGATGCGGGGAAAAAATCAACGGGTTGGAAATATAAATACGGGTGCTGCCTGATGCCGCCGGTTTACGCTTACGGACCACACGAGGGAGAGAGGAAAAAAGTCGGTATCACCTCCGACGGATCCAAGGCAAAAAAGGGGACAATTGCAGCAGACATAAAGAGATATCCTTATGGAACGAAAATGTATGTCCCCGGTTATGGGTGGGGAGAAGTCCATGACATAGGAAGCGCCATTAAAGGAGATCATATTGACATCTTTTTCCCTGATGAAAAAGAAGCCAAGGGTTGGGGTAGAAAGTATCTCGACGTTATCATTAACAGACCATAA